Proteins co-encoded in one Quercus robur chromosome 8, dhQueRobu3.1, whole genome shotgun sequence genomic window:
- the LOC126695510 gene encoding expansin-B3-like, translating into MSHTMLRHGSFGRRFFSIWFLLKCLVVSAQVQKRVPDLHWYPATATWYGDPEGDGSTGGACGYGSLVDVKPLRARVGAVNPILFKNGEGCGACYKVRCQDKSICSRRAVTIIVTDECPGCSGGRHFDLSGAAFGHMAVAGEGGPLRNRGELPVLYRRTPCKYRGKNIAFHVNEGSTDYWLSLLVEYEGGDGDVGSMHIKESGSTEWLPMNHIWGANWCINGGPIKGPFSVKLTTLSTGKALSAKDVIPSNWSPKATYTSRLNFFP; encoded by the exons ATGAGCCACACAATGCTGCGTCACGGTAGCTTTGGCCGCAGGTTTTTTAGcatttggtttttgttgaaGTGTTTGGTTGTTTCAGCTCAGGTTCAGAAACGTGTTCCGGACCTGCATTGGTACCCCGCCACCGCCACCTGGTACGGCGACCCCGAGGGCGATGGTAGCACCG GTGGGGCATGTGGGTACGGGTCCTTAGTGGACGTGAAGCCATTGAGGGCCAGGGTTGGTGCAGTGAACCCAATACTGTTCAAGAATGGCGAAGGATGTGGGGCATGTTACAAGGTTAGGTGCCAAGACAAGAGCATATGCTCGAGACGTGCCGTGACCATAATAGTCACAGACGAGTGTCCCGGATGCTCCGGTGGGCGCCACTTTGACCTCAGTGGCGCAGCCTTTGGACACATGGCTGTAGCCGGTGAGGGTGGTCCGCTCAGGAACCGAGGTGAACTACCAGTCCTTTACCGAAG GACACCATGCAAGTATCGTGGAAAGAACATTGCCTTCCATGTGAATGAAGGTTCAACAGATTATTGGCTGTCACTTCTAGTGGAATATGAGGGCGGAGATGGAGACGTGGGGTCAATGCATATAAAAGAA AGTGGTTCTACAGAGTGGCTGCCGATGAATCATATATGGGGTGCAAACTGGTGCATAAATGGGGGACCCATAAAGGGGCCATTTTCTGTAAAGCTAACAACACTATCAACAGGAAAAGCTCTCTCCGCCAAAGATGTCATTCCAAGTAATTGGTCACCAAAAGCCACATACACCTCTCGCCTAAATTTCTTCCCCTAA